Proteins encoded by one window of Xylella fastidiosa:
- a CDS encoding GspH/FimT family pseudopilin: MPDDVRGFTMMELMVVVAVVSVLAAMAFPNFRHVIRSNRVSSRTDELISSIALARSEAVSSTHGGGICPSANGDACDGQWSQGWLIWSDANGNGIFDKGEAVLRYIQGSPQLFVSVKDPLPIVFDAHGLRRASNDQVVTLRPDNCGGQPLQRTVTITATGLAKVEKGACQ, translated from the coding sequence ATGCCAGACGATGTGCGTGGCTTCACGATGATGGAGCTTATGGTCGTTGTTGCTGTCGTTTCTGTCTTGGCGGCGATGGCATTTCCCAATTTTCGTCATGTGATTCGCTCGAATCGAGTGTCATCTAGGACCGATGAACTGATCAGTTCTATCGCTTTGGCCCGCAGTGAGGCGGTGTCCAGCACACATGGCGGCGGTATTTGTCCAAGTGCCAATGGTGATGCTTGCGATGGTCAATGGAGTCAGGGATGGTTGATTTGGAGTGATGCCAACGGGAATGGCATCTTCGACAAGGGTGAAGCAGTGTTGCGTTACATTCAGGGCAGTCCCCAGTTGTTCGTGTCAGTGAAGGATCCCTTACCTATTGTTTTTGATGCGCATGGCTTACGGCGTGCATCGAACGATCAAGTGGTGACGCTCCGTCCGGATAACTGCGGCGGCCAGCCATTACAGCGTACCGTCACGATCACCGCTACGGGTCTGGCGAAGGTGGAGAAGGGCGCGTGTCAATGA
- the pilV gene encoding type IV pilus modification protein PilV: MKKCSNHRCHWAAPPLGVSLIEVLIALLVLGIGLLAFALLQTMNVRFTKSAQQRTIASNLAYELLDIMRSQRSTVGYYGAITYGSFDGVDGTDCNHSENATPVANMARWRCEVVSALPDGRAQVNLATNGEVTVTIRWGDQHWETDVNKQSTTFNLTSVL, from the coding sequence ATGAAAAAGTGTTCCAATCATCGTTGCCATTGGGCTGCGCCTCCCCTTGGGGTGTCGTTGATTGAGGTGTTGATCGCGTTGCTGGTTCTGGGTATCGGTTTGTTGGCTTTCGCACTGCTTCAAACCATGAATGTGCGTTTCACTAAAAGTGCCCAGCAGCGAACGATCGCCAGTAACTTAGCTTACGAGTTGCTAGACATCATGCGTAGCCAGCGCAGTACGGTGGGTTACTACGGTGCGATCACTTATGGAAGTTTTGATGGTGTTGATGGCACCGACTGCAATCATTCTGAAAATGCTACGCCGGTTGCCAACATGGCGCGTTGGCGTTGTGAGGTGGTGAGTGCACTGCCGGATGGCCGTGCACAGGTGAATCTTGCGACGAATGGGGAAGTGACGGTGACGATCCGTTGGGGTGATCAACACTGGGAGACCGATGTGAATAAGCAATCCACCACTTTCAATCTGACTAGTGTGTTATGA
- a CDS encoding PilW family protein, which produces MTMYSSRLARLRISGLSLMELLIALLIGSILIVGVIQVFLASWTAYRLSQGIARNQESGRFALDFLTRDIRMAGHTGCINDQALLSVDDGGHPNGGNIRSLFLNADDRNTNNVSNQPFPLRFDIAIEGFDASGTGRGSLLSLGAVPVVGSASDWNPVLPAELTALKPIKGSDVLVLRYLSAEENIVTDFNPTSSPTIIYTDESVHGSSKVATGGSGLYAIADCNGASVFQASTAPTMTSMNVSAGGLNKTALDFVGYYDRSLSFFPESLALFRAESIAYYIGLNERGIPSLYRARWTSAPAAVALVTNVQELVEGVESLQFLYGEDSAVLSKTISSGYIDHTNPANIIGDVDNALRWRRIGTVQIGLLVRGAGQERANSLNPVVNPTVLSVHINPPSDGQYRAVYETTVALRNRLYGN; this is translated from the coding sequence ATGACGATGTATTCCTCACGCTTAGCGCGTCTTCGCATCAGTGGACTTTCGTTGATGGAACTGCTGATCGCACTGTTGATTGGTTCCATACTCATTGTGGGGGTGATCCAGGTATTTCTTGCGTCATGGACTGCTTACCGTCTTTCCCAAGGGATCGCGCGTAATCAGGAAAGCGGTCGTTTCGCACTGGATTTTCTGACACGGGATATCCGCATGGCTGGTCATACCGGATGTATCAATGATCAAGCGCTGTTGTCTGTTGATGATGGCGGACACCCGAATGGAGGAAATATCCGTTCGTTGTTTCTCAATGCGGATGATCGCAATACCAACAATGTTTCTAATCAGCCATTCCCGCTGCGTTTCGATATTGCGATTGAGGGATTTGATGCCTCTGGGACAGGAAGAGGTAGCCTGCTGTCGCTTGGTGCTGTCCCTGTCGTCGGTAGTGCGTCTGATTGGAATCCAGTGTTGCCGGCTGAACTTACGGCTCTGAAACCGATCAAGGGAAGTGATGTTCTGGTACTGCGTTATCTTTCCGCTGAGGAAAACATAGTGACGGATTTCAATCCAACGTCCAGCCCTACCATCATTTATACAGATGAGTCGGTTCATGGGAGCAGTAAAGTCGCGACCGGTGGTAGTGGCCTGTATGCGATTGCCGATTGTAATGGGGCCAGTGTCTTCCAGGCGAGTACTGCGCCGACGATGACCAGTATGAATGTCAGTGCTGGCGGTCTGAATAAGACGGCGCTTGATTTCGTCGGTTATTACGATCGTTCGCTGTCGTTTTTCCCAGAGAGTTTGGCGTTGTTTCGTGCCGAATCGATTGCTTATTACATTGGTTTGAACGAGCGCGGGATTCCATCACTGTATCGTGCCCGTTGGACTTCGGCGCCTGCGGCGGTTGCCTTGGTTACCAATGTTCAGGAGTTGGTTGAGGGAGTGGAGTCCTTGCAATTTCTTTATGGTGAAGATTCGGCAGTGTTGAGCAAAACGATATCAAGTGGCTATATCGATCATACGAATCCAGCAAACATCATCGGTGATGTGGATAACGCGCTGCGTTGGCGTCGGATTGGTACGGTGCAGATCGGGCTGTTGGTGCGTGGTGCTGGGCAAGAACGGGCCAATTCTCTGAATCCGGTAGTGAATCCGACGGTGCTATCTGTACATATCAATCCGCCATCGGATGGTCAATACCGGGCGGTGTACGAGACAACCGTCGCTTTACGCAATCGCTTATACGGGAACTGA
- a CDS encoding pilus assembly PilX family protein: protein MMKLRAFVDSLLRGRARSQQGAVLYVVLVVLVLLALIGIVGMQVATMQERMSANYLAANMAFQRAESLVRDRESTINNGAEYEYQNCLVPYDPVAWVNSIGKGVVADVLTRNISICMQQCSASAGSDRSESGCNMFRITVFSRDRNSVDASSSLSSIDTIFVRP, encoded by the coding sequence ATGATGAAGTTACGGGCATTTGTCGATTCGCTGCTTCGAGGTCGCGCACGTTCCCAGCAGGGAGCTGTTTTATATGTTGTGCTGGTGGTGTTGGTGCTATTGGCGTTGATCGGCATCGTTGGTATGCAAGTTGCAACCATGCAGGAGCGCATGTCTGCGAATTATCTTGCGGCCAATATGGCTTTTCAGAGGGCTGAGTCGTTGGTGCGTGATCGGGAGTCCACGATTAATAATGGAGCCGAGTACGAGTACCAGAACTGCTTGGTTCCCTATGATCCTGTTGCTTGGGTGAACAGCATCGGTAAAGGCGTGGTTGCTGATGTGCTGACGCGTAACATCAGTATTTGCATGCAACAGTGCAGTGCGAGCGCCGGTTCTGATCGGTCCGAGAGTGGCTGCAATATGTTCCGTATCACTGTATTCAGTCGGGATCGTAATTCCGTTGATGCTTCAAGTTCCTTGTCATCCATTGACACTATTTTTGTCAGGCCTTGA
- a CDS encoding pilus assembly protein codes for MKKNVLKCVLLCVMFIGLCFLVRRGITGPGPLDIAQAPLFTSNVVPPLNMLVMGRDHKLYYEAYNDASDLDGDGVLDVGYKPDKITYYGYYNSNVCYRANGTMFQAMSVANGSNGKKCTGAWSGDFLNYLTTSRMDALRKVLFGGYREVDTLTQTILRASYTPQDAHSWGKEYASVSHDGYDISDYAPLSAPGSGHYHLFAVTTLSDNGIPQLRVLADTTFRVWNWVSIERPVAGSDCFTPENKRVSCVSGGSRGISDYPLRVEVCSVADELRESNCKLYQNNTSYKPTGILHDYGENDRMYFGLLTGSYQKNITGGVLHSNVSNFSREINPLTGQFCLNGNCGGGGDVKGIVHTISSFRMLDFNYKDYTYGCGWIATRPVKEGECWMWGNPVAEMMYETLRYFGGATAPRPEYDINSSSQDIATLQLSHPGWKPPYTSVDKGGSGYSVCAQPTMTVFSDINPSYDDKLPGSHWSNFSGSGDPASMRNLDVSAEADRIWEAEGGGSKLFFIGESNNNSDNAPTPKVVSNLSTVRGLSPEEPSKGGTYYSAAVARYGANHKMGGSKFVRTYAVALASPLPKFEFPVGNARVSLVPFAKSVRGFGISATGNFQPTNQIIDFYVQRVANMAGSSGADYDATINGGRPYAEFRINYEDVEQGADHDMDAIALYTIYVNAKNQLVVTLKSEYSAGSIDQHMGYVISGTTRDGVYLEICDLADGHSNDGTRSSCAGQQPYKLNTPPNRLPGYCNATPMPGDCNGLPPVATRIFSVASQGANAVLLKDPLWYAAKYGHDQGVILNSSGGLANYFPVNNALYLRQQVAKAFSAIQSQAGSSGSIAVVGASVSSTSFAVIPSYSSTHDGKDWTGEMTAYRIDANGMIGDVLWLASAGVPSGTSAIAKRVIYTALSHVDDTNRASVVRRFVAEKLVDSSSGDVATDAAQVFGRLGYTPRGVIDDFGSSVTPNQLVNYLRGDKRMEGATLNTAPFRRRFGPLGDMINSIPVVATRRANYGWATASGLPQVQRDSYSAFINARQNSTAAEHIFVGANDGMLHAFDDKGTERFAYVPNGVLHHLGFLANPEYQHHYYVDGKSTLSDAYLDGSWRSVLVGGTGAGGRSMFALDVTSPSTFNESNVLWEMNSENDDDMGYTMGKPYIVPLQNGSWAAIFGNGYNSTNGRAVLFIVNLATGQLIRKIEARDGIDPDGSDPANMGYNGLGNLAVLDTDGDGLVDMVYGADLHGNLWKFNLSGKDPQRWGIAYKDGLGNPIPLFVARNPQGYRQPITGGLEVAVGPSAGYIIYFGSGRYFAANDNNSKDLSTLYGIWDSGSPVIAGRAALSAQIIQASDHPTSPDTRIVTRRPLSYLSKHGWYVDLVVQGQDPQGERSIATPLLQGGRVFFSTYVPGVSVNCASGGSNWLYVLDAASGGAALGQVNIPSRGSRSSIGNSDTGAVSTGGDAPIQSVAMTRTAPRQPVFCNPGEQGCPLVPETHAAPLDTRCSEVIIDPNDPTRSISLFRACGRQSWRQLR; via the coding sequence ATGAAAAAAAACGTTCTGAAGTGCGTCTTGCTTTGCGTCATGTTCATCGGTCTTTGTTTTCTCGTGCGGCGCGGTATCACGGGGCCTGGCCCATTGGATATTGCACAGGCGCCGTTGTTCACGAGCAACGTGGTGCCGCCGCTCAATATGCTGGTGATGGGGCGTGATCACAAGTTGTACTACGAGGCCTACAACGATGCGTCCGATTTGGACGGTGACGGTGTGCTGGATGTCGGTTACAAGCCAGATAAGATCACGTATTACGGTTATTACAATTCGAATGTGTGTTATCGCGCGAACGGGACTATGTTTCAGGCGATGTCCGTTGCCAATGGGAGTAACGGAAAAAAATGCACGGGTGCTTGGAGCGGTGATTTTCTGAATTATTTAACCACATCGCGTATGGATGCTTTGCGCAAGGTATTGTTTGGTGGTTATCGCGAAGTCGACACGCTGACGCAGACTATTTTGCGTGCTTCATATACTCCACAGGACGCGCATAGTTGGGGCAAGGAGTACGCTAGTGTGTCGCATGACGGGTATGACATCTCTGATTATGCGCCGCTGAGTGCGCCTGGGAGCGGCCATTACCATTTGTTTGCTGTGACGACGCTCAGTGATAATGGCATTCCACAATTACGTGTACTTGCCGATACAACCTTCCGTGTTTGGAATTGGGTGTCTATTGAGCGGCCGGTTGCTGGTAGTGATTGCTTTACTCCTGAGAATAAGCGCGTCAGCTGTGTGAGTGGGGGTTCTAGGGGTATTAGTGATTACCCGTTACGGGTCGAGGTATGTTCTGTTGCCGATGAGTTACGTGAAAGTAACTGTAAGCTTTATCAGAACAATACTTCCTATAAACCGACTGGAATCCTGCACGATTATGGGGAGAATGACCGTATGTACTTCGGTCTGTTGACTGGCTCATACCAGAAAAATATTACTGGTGGTGTCCTGCATAGCAATGTATCCAATTTTTCTCGAGAGATTAATCCGTTGACTGGGCAATTTTGCTTGAATGGCAATTGCGGCGGTGGGGGAGACGTGAAAGGGATTGTGCATACGATTAGTAGTTTCCGTATGCTGGATTTCAACTATAAGGACTATACGTATGGGTGTGGGTGGATCGCGACGCGCCCGGTGAAAGAGGGTGAGTGCTGGATGTGGGGCAACCCCGTCGCTGAGATGATGTACGAGACGCTACGTTACTTTGGGGGAGCGACTGCGCCGCGACCTGAGTACGATATTAATAGCAGCTCCCAGGACATTGCTACGTTGCAACTGTCCCATCCCGGTTGGAAGCCGCCGTATACCTCTGTCGATAAGGGAGGCAGTGGCTATTCGGTGTGCGCGCAGCCGACAATGACAGTATTTAGTGATATCAACCCTTCTTACGATGACAAGTTGCCGGGGTCTCACTGGTCCAATTTCAGTGGATCAGGTGATCCTGCTTCGATGCGCAATTTGGATGTTTCCGCGGAGGCTGATCGGATCTGGGAGGCTGAAGGCGGCGGCAGCAAGTTATTTTTTATCGGGGAATCCAACAATAATTCCGATAATGCACCGACACCGAAAGTGGTGAGTAACTTATCCACGGTGCGTGGGTTGTCTCCCGAAGAACCCAGCAAGGGCGGAACTTATTATTCTGCTGCTGTTGCACGCTATGGGGCTAATCACAAGATGGGCGGCAGTAAATTCGTACGCACCTATGCGGTTGCACTGGCTTCGCCGCTTCCAAAATTTGAGTTCCCAGTTGGTAATGCTCGAGTGAGTCTGGTGCCGTTTGCTAAATCTGTGCGTGGTTTCGGTATCTCTGCGACTGGCAATTTCCAGCCTACTAACCAGATCATTGATTTCTATGTGCAGCGTGTGGCCAATATGGCTGGATCTTCTGGGGCAGATTACGATGCAACCATCAATGGTGGCCGCCCCTATGCAGAGTTCCGTATCAATTACGAGGATGTGGAACAGGGGGCTGACCATGACATGGATGCAATCGCGCTTTACACCATTTATGTCAATGCCAAGAATCAACTGGTGGTAACACTCAAATCCGAATATTCTGCTGGAAGCATTGATCAGCATATGGGATATGTGATCTCTGGTACCACACGCGACGGTGTGTATTTGGAAATATGTGATCTTGCTGATGGTCACAGTAATGATGGGACGCGCAGTAGTTGTGCAGGACAACAGCCCTACAAACTGAATACTCCCCCTAATCGCTTGCCTGGATATTGCAATGCGACCCCGATGCCTGGGGATTGTAATGGCTTGCCCCCTGTTGCAACGCGAATATTCTCTGTGGCTTCTCAAGGTGCAAATGCGGTCTTGTTAAAAGATCCACTCTGGTATGCGGCCAAGTACGGTCATGATCAGGGAGTGATACTCAATAGTAGTGGTGGTCTGGCCAACTATTTCCCAGTGAACAATGCGCTTTATTTGCGTCAGCAGGTGGCCAAAGCTTTTTCAGCCATCCAGAGTCAGGCGGGGAGCAGTGGTTCGATTGCCGTCGTTGGAGCCAGTGTTTCCAGTACCTCGTTCGCGGTGATCCCCAGTTATTCCAGCACCCATGATGGTAAGGATTGGACGGGTGAGATGACCGCTTATCGTATTGATGCTAATGGGATGATAGGTGATGTGCTGTGGTTGGCGAGTGCTGGTGTGCCGAGTGGTACCAGTGCGATAGCCAAGCGTGTGATTTATACGGCGCTGAGTCATGTTGACGATACCAACCGCGCATCTGTAGTACGTCGTTTTGTCGCTGAAAAATTGGTGGACAGTAGTAGCGGTGATGTCGCCACTGATGCTGCGCAGGTCTTTGGTCGCCTTGGATATACACCACGTGGTGTTATTGATGACTTTGGTAGTTCTGTCACGCCCAATCAATTAGTGAATTACTTGCGTGGTGACAAGAGGATGGAGGGTGCAACACTCAACACGGCACCATTCCGCCGTCGTTTCGGTCCGTTGGGCGACATGATTAATTCAATTCCTGTTGTCGCAACGCGTCGTGCGAATTATGGGTGGGCCACTGCGAGTGGGTTGCCTCAGGTGCAGCGTGATAGTTACTCGGCTTTCATCAATGCTCGCCAGAATTCAACGGCTGCTGAGCATATTTTTGTTGGTGCTAACGATGGCATGTTGCATGCCTTTGACGATAAGGGTACGGAGCGTTTTGCCTATGTGCCCAACGGTGTGCTGCATCATTTGGGTTTTCTGGCCAACCCGGAGTATCAGCATCATTACTATGTTGATGGCAAATCGACATTGAGTGATGCCTATCTGGATGGAAGTTGGAGGAGTGTGTTGGTTGGTGGCACTGGGGCGGGTGGCCGTTCGATGTTTGCTCTGGATGTTACTAGCCCAAGCACGTTCAATGAGTCAAATGTGTTGTGGGAAATGAACAGTGAGAATGACGACGATATGGGGTACACCATGGGGAAGCCCTACATCGTCCCGTTACAGAATGGCAGTTGGGCGGCGATTTTCGGTAACGGTTACAACAGCACTAATGGTCGGGCTGTGCTCTTTATAGTCAATCTGGCAACGGGTCAGCTGATTCGCAAGATTGAGGCGCGTGATGGGATTGATCCCGATGGCTCTGATCCTGCAAACATGGGATATAACGGTCTCGGTAATTTGGCGGTGTTGGATACGGATGGCGATGGGTTGGTCGATATGGTGTACGGGGCTGATCTGCACGGCAATCTCTGGAAGTTCAACCTGAGTGGTAAAGATCCGCAACGCTGGGGTATCGCTTATAAAGATGGTTTGGGTAATCCAATACCGCTGTTTGTGGCCCGTAATCCTCAAGGCTATCGCCAACCGATTACGGGAGGTTTGGAAGTGGCGGTGGGGCCGAGTGCTGGCTATATCATTTATTTTGGTAGTGGCCGTTATTTTGCTGCCAATGACAACAACAGCAAAGACCTCAGTACGTTGTATGGCATCTGGGATAGCGGGAGTCCTGTCATTGCAGGCCGTGCAGCTTTATCAGCTCAAATTATCCAGGCTAGCGATCATCCGACGTCGCCAGACACCCGCATTGTCACCCGTAGACCGCTGAGTTATCTCAGCAAGCATGGTTGGTATGTCGATTTGGTGGTACAGGGACAGGATCCACAGGGGGAGCGTTCCATTGCCACACCATTGTTACAGGGGGGGCGTGTCTTCTTTTCGACCTATGTGCCGGGAGTGAGTGTGAATTGTGCTTCGGGCGGGAGCAATTGGCTTTATGTGTTAGATGCTGCTTCAGGTGGTGCCGCGCTCGGTCAAGTCAATATACCGTCCCGTGGCTCCAGATCCAGTATCGGTAATAGTGATACTGGTGCGGTTTCGACGGGTGGAGATGCTCCAATTCAGAGTGTTGCAATGACCCGCACAGCGCCTAGACAACCGGTTTTTTGTAATCCAGGTGAACAGGGATGTCCCTTGGTGCCAGAGACACATGCTGCACCTTTGGATACCCGATGCAGCGAAGTCATCATTGATCCAAATGATCCAACCAGGTCCATCTCACTGTTCAGGGCATGTGGACGGCAATCGTGGAGGCAGTTGCGATGA
- a CDS encoding type IV pilin protein, which translates to MMVILKWERVSKRRRIGARQRSYGYHLIELMVVVAVIAILSSIAYPSYQHYILKSHRDQAKADLVEIAQFAERFRTVNNTYAGFPATNPITQSPRQGTASYLLVFVGDATRTAFTVSAVPQGTQQNDKCGTLFINQAGIKTNSQGELSECW; encoded by the coding sequence ATGATGGTGATCCTAAAGTGGGAACGTGTGAGCAAGCGCAGGCGGATTGGGGCACGGCAGCGGTCATACGGGTATCACTTAATTGAGTTGATGGTTGTGGTCGCTGTCATTGCCATCTTGTCGTCCATTGCGTATCCGTCATACCAGCATTACATTCTCAAGAGCCATCGGGATCAGGCTAAGGCTGATTTAGTGGAGATTGCCCAGTTCGCGGAGCGTTTTCGTACGGTGAACAATACTTATGCCGGATTCCCCGCAACCAATCCTATAACCCAGTCCCCACGCCAAGGGACGGCATCTTATCTTTTGGTGTTTGTTGGAGATGCCACGCGTACTGCGTTTACTGTCAGTGCGGTGCCACAAGGCACTCAGCAAAACGACAAGTGCGGTACCTTGTTTATCAACCAGGCTGGAATTAAGACGAATAGCCAAGGTGAATTATCCGAATGCTGGTAA
- a CDS encoding restriction endonuclease: MTLKVSENRMQLDIESLCREAQEFSRIESSHPEPSLFGVTDGKAVGTYLEAKFCGYLHAKGYEFEAGNAANGLDFPSLNVDIKVTSIKQPQSSCPFRSIRQKIYGLGYCLLVFVYEKTDDPTTRTAILGMTDTVFVESEVTADFQMTKGLLEVLDADGNEDDLTSFIMARHLTTDEIELRQLAEEVMERRPVQGYLTISPALQWRLQYKRVIQKAGEVAGVRSIYKAGR; encoded by the coding sequence TTGACGTTGAAAGTATCGGAGAACCGGATGCAGCTGGACATTGAATCGCTCTGCCGCGAAGCACAGGAATTTTCGCGCATCGAATCCAGCCATCCCGAGCCGTCGCTCTTCGGCGTCACCGACGGCAAGGCGGTCGGGACGTACCTCGAAGCCAAGTTCTGCGGGTACCTGCACGCGAAAGGCTACGAGTTCGAGGCGGGCAATGCCGCCAACGGCTTGGACTTCCCTAGCTTGAACGTCGATATCAAGGTCACGAGCATTAAGCAGCCGCAATCGTCTTGCCCATTCCGGTCCATCCGCCAGAAAATCTACGGGCTCGGGTACTGCCTACTCGTGTTCGTCTATGAGAAGACGGACGACCCTACGACACGCACCGCGATCCTCGGCATGACGGATACCGTGTTCGTCGAATCAGAAGTGACCGCCGACTTCCAGATGACGAAGGGCTTGCTTGAAGTTCTTGATGCCGATGGCAATGAGGATGACCTGACCTCATTCATCATGGCAAGGCATCTGACTACGGATGAGATAGAACTGCGACAGCTTGCTGAGGAGGTTATGGAGCGCCGCCCAGTGCAAGGCTACCTGACCATTTCCCCCGCGCTGCAGTGGCGCCTACAGTACAAGCGCGTCATTCAGAAGGCTGGCGAAGTTGCCGGAGTGCGCTCGATCTACAAGGCCGGACGGTGA
- a CDS encoding SAM-dependent methyltransferase — protein sequence MNEAKKRKIEFGDFQTPSALARLVCERLSLLGFAPDVVIEPTCGVGAFVLTAAQQFPRAEVHGYEINPAYLDELRQSVEGLGVTRRVNLHQQDFFETDWLAELEAMPGNVLVLGNPPWVTNAGQGAIGGTNLPQKSNFLKHKGFDAITGKANFDISEWMLIDLMRTLGARGGDLAMLVKTTVARKIIAHAERMQLGVSYATIFGIDAKRHFDASVDACLLAMRFTGALSDAGIDYDVHLSLDGNGTTRRVGHRLGLTVGDLVRFEQHADLIGSSPQKWRSGVKHDASSVMEFDSSDGLLRNGLDEEVRIELEYLYPLMKGSDIGSNRDWRGKFVLVTQRKPEDETDAIRERAPRTWQYLDGHGDILDARGSAIYRKNPRFAIFGIGDYAFRPWRIAICGLYKKLNFRLVGPIEGKPVQFDDTVYYVSFDSRDEAQDALERICSIEATELYSSLIFWDEKRPIKSSVLNAVDWSRLPVPHKRRAA from the coding sequence GTGAACGAAGCAAAGAAACGCAAAATTGAGTTCGGAGACTTCCAGACTCCGTCTGCACTAGCGCGCCTCGTTTGCGAAAGACTGTCCTTGCTAGGCTTTGCGCCGGATGTAGTCATTGAGCCAACCTGCGGTGTTGGGGCGTTCGTGCTTACTGCCGCGCAACAGTTTCCGCGTGCCGAAGTGCATGGCTACGAAATCAACCCCGCCTACCTTGATGAGCTACGTCAAAGCGTCGAAGGGCTCGGCGTCACTCGACGCGTGAACCTACACCAGCAGGATTTCTTCGAGACCGATTGGCTGGCCGAGCTGGAAGCGATGCCGGGCAACGTGCTTGTGCTCGGCAATCCGCCGTGGGTGACCAATGCCGGACAGGGAGCCATAGGCGGCACGAATCTTCCTCAGAAATCGAATTTCCTAAAGCACAAAGGCTTCGACGCCATCACCGGTAAAGCCAACTTCGATATCTCGGAGTGGATGCTCATCGACTTGATGCGGACGCTTGGCGCGCGCGGTGGCGATCTAGCGATGCTTGTTAAAACTACGGTCGCTCGTAAGATCATCGCTCACGCGGAACGGATGCAGCTAGGCGTTAGCTACGCCACAATCTTCGGCATTGATGCAAAACGCCATTTCGATGCGTCGGTAGATGCTTGCCTCTTGGCCATGCGGTTCACGGGCGCCCTATCAGATGCTGGTATCGACTATGACGTTCACCTATCACTAGATGGCAACGGCACAACTCGCCGAGTTGGACATCGCCTCGGCCTGACCGTTGGCGATCTAGTCCGGTTCGAGCAGCATGCAGATTTGATAGGGAGCAGTCCCCAGAAATGGCGTTCCGGTGTTAAGCACGATGCGTCGTCGGTAATGGAGTTTGATTCTTCTGACGGTTTGCTTCGCAACGGGCTAGATGAAGAAGTGAGAATCGAGCTCGAATACCTGTATCCGCTGATGAAGGGTTCTGATATTGGATCGAACCGCGACTGGCGCGGGAAGTTCGTTTTGGTCACGCAACGTAAGCCTGAGGACGAGACCGACGCCATCCGCGAGCGAGCGCCGCGCACGTGGCAGTACCTTGATGGTCACGGAGACATTCTGGACGCAAGAGGAAGCGCCATCTACCGAAAGAATCCGCGCTTCGCGATCTTTGGCATCGGCGACTATGCGTTCCGACCGTGGCGCATTGCGATTTGCGGCCTTTACAAGAAACTCAACTTTCGACTGGTCGGGCCAATTGAAGGTAAGCCCGTTCAATTCGACGACACCGTTTACTACGTATCCTTCGATTCGCGCGATGAAGCGCAGGACGCGCTAGAGCGCATTTGTTCCATTGAAGCCACAGAACTGTATTCGTCGCTCATCTTCTGGGATGAGAAAAGGCCGATTAAATCCAGCGTGCTCAATGCTGTCGATTGGTCGCGACTGCCTGTTCCGCACAAGCGCCGCGCCGCATAG
- a CDS encoding DUF4102 domain-containing protein yields the protein MSKQAPQRCQFFFTAKALAALPPDPQRDYIVRDANTPGLALCVTKGGHKSFRFCYTADQFDRQGKRV from the coding sequence ATGTCCAAGCAAGCCCCTCAGCGGTGCCAGTTCTTCTTTACGGCCAAGGCACTGGCTGCCCTGCCGCCCGACCCACAGCGCGACTACATCGTGCGCGACGCCAACACGCCGGGGCTGGCCCTGTGCGTCACCAAGGGCGGGCACAAGTCGTTCCGCTTCTGCTACACAGCTGACCAGTTCGACCGCCAAGGCAAGCGCGTCTAG
- a CDS encoding single-stranded DNA-binding protein, giving the protein MARGINKVILVGNLGNEPDIKYTQSGMTITSISLATSSKRKDREGNTQERTEWHRVKFFGKLGEIAAEYLHKGSQCYIEGTIRYDKFTGNDGQDRYVTEIIADQMHMLGGRGEGSSGITPQRRPAKVRNNDKAYAYAGDDFHDDDIPF; this is encoded by the coding sequence ATGGCACGCGGAATTAACAAGGTGATCCTAGTCGGAAACCTGGGAAACGAGCCAGATATTAAATACACCCAAAGCGGCATGACGATCACCAGTATTAGCCTAGCGACCAGCAGCAAACGCAAGGACAGAGAGGGCAATACCCAGGAGCGGACCGAATGGCACCGCGTCAAGTTTTTCGGAAAGCTGGGCGAGATTGCCGCTGAATATCTGCACAAGGGATCGCAGTGCTACATAGAGGGCACCATCCGTTACGACAAATTCACCGGCAATGATGGGCAGGACCGTTATGTCACTGAGATTATTGCTGACCAAATGCACATGCTCGGCGGTCGCGGCGAAGGCTCCAGCGGCATCACGCCACAGCGACGACCGGCAAAGGTCCGTAACAACGATAAAGCCTATGCGTATGCAGGCGACGACTTCCACGATGACGACATCCCGTTCTAG